A single window of Paenibacillus sp. SYP-B4298 DNA harbors:
- a CDS encoding methyl-accepting chemotaxis protein, producing MKLIDKLRKRVGKDKLKDIEDTLQDIQHTQEEINTVRESLKKTNFSVFKSVGAKLFLLIFSSIVICVLVVGLISYNTSKNIIESKVASFSQQAVTEAASKMDILLQGYEELSLQVIFDKDIQNNIMTIKQQTAPVFEIFEATKAVESKLMSLMMSNQTIQSAYLLPLNGSYSGVYYGGARIDYEVAKEKEWYQKAVEQEGKTYWAPTELNGFAGGQSEPMIGLTRLIKNTSSNDAAFVLLIEIKYSEIASRLAGLALGDDSEVKIIDSTNKILYSNNKEDLGTASKIDFPPDESKTKPKAFRQMSDNGEILVVHKLFKLMDWRLVGEIPVAELVKDAAQIKNLTWLFVGIGVLLAFGIGFLVIRLIAMPLMRIRNLMIEGESGNLTVRSTIRRQDEIGQLANSFNQMMDKITSLVNQTNQSANEVLHTAGELTEASRKTSVSAREISIATEEIATGATSLAMEAERGADLTSGIGSQMRQVIEANHEMVSSAGEVEHVSRQGTEYMGVLIEKTGMTEEMTRSMVEKVDRLKDSTSSIRKILDVLNSLTKQTNILSLNATIEAARAGAAGKGFMVVADEIRKLADQSRDSIQVVGQITETIQQEIDETVQVLSEAYPLFQEQILSVKEANQLFFSVQSQMSQFVERLDSATHSIEQLDRSQSVLAEAMENVSGVAQQSSATSEEVASLSSEQLSISEGLVKLSNKLESVSSELRESLSRFRT from the coding sequence ATGAAGCTCATAGACAAACTGAGAAAGAGAGTTGGGAAGGATAAGCTCAAGGACATCGAAGACACGCTCCAGGACATTCAACACACGCAGGAGGAGATCAACACCGTTCGTGAATCCCTCAAGAAAACAAACTTTAGCGTGTTCAAGTCTGTGGGCGCAAAGCTGTTTTTGCTTATCTTCAGCAGTATTGTTATCTGTGTGCTCGTTGTAGGTCTGATCTCCTACAACACCTCAAAGAATATTATTGAGTCGAAGGTTGCGTCCTTTAGCCAACAGGCGGTGACGGAAGCGGCGAGCAAGATGGATATTCTGTTGCAGGGATATGAGGAGTTGTCCCTTCAGGTCATATTTGACAAGGATATTCAGAATAATATCATGACGATTAAGCAACAGACGGCTCCGGTCTTCGAGATATTCGAGGCGACCAAAGCGGTCGAGTCGAAGCTGATGTCGCTTATGATGAGCAATCAGACCATTCAATCTGCTTACCTTCTACCGCTCAACGGCTCGTATTCGGGGGTGTACTATGGCGGTGCGAGAATTGATTATGAAGTGGCCAAGGAAAAGGAATGGTACCAGAAGGCAGTAGAGCAGGAAGGCAAGACGTATTGGGCACCAACCGAGCTCAATGGATTCGCCGGAGGACAGAGCGAGCCGATGATTGGCCTGACGCGTCTGATCAAGAACACCTCCTCCAATGATGCTGCTTTTGTGCTACTGATTGAAATCAAGTATAGTGAGATTGCCTCCCGGCTGGCCGGGCTGGCATTAGGCGATGACAGTGAAGTCAAAATTATCGATAGCACGAACAAAATTCTGTATTCCAATAACAAGGAAGATCTAGGGACGGCAAGCAAGATTGATTTCCCGCCGGATGAGAGCAAGACGAAGCCGAAGGCCTTCCGTCAGATGAGTGATAATGGGGAAATTCTGGTTGTTCATAAGCTGTTCAAGCTGATGGATTGGCGCTTGGTTGGTGAAATTCCGGTAGCTGAGCTTGTCAAGGATGCCGCTCAGATCAAAAATCTGACGTGGCTGTTTGTAGGCATCGGTGTTCTGCTGGCGTTCGGGATCGGATTCCTGGTCATTCGACTGATCGCCATGCCATTAATGCGCATTCGCAATCTGATGATTGAAGGGGAGAGCGGTAATCTGACCGTCCGCTCCACGATTCGCAGGCAGGATGAGATTGGACAGTTGGCTAACAGCTTTAATCAGATGATGGATAAAATTACGTCTCTCGTCAATCAGACGAACCAATCGGCAAATGAAGTGCTGCATACTGCAGGTGAGTTGACAGAGGCCTCTCGAAAAACCTCCGTCTCCGCCAGGGAAATCTCGATTGCTACGGAGGAGATTGCAACTGGAGCGACGAGCCTGGCGATGGAGGCTGAGCGCGGTGCTGACCTCACCTCAGGCATTGGCTCACAGATGAGGCAGGTTATTGAAGCTAACCACGAGATGGTGAGCTCTGCTGGCGAGGTGGAGCATGTGAGCAGACAAGGCACCGAGTACATGGGCGTACTGATTGAGAAGACCGGGATGACGGAGGAAATGACACGCTCGATGGTGGAGAAGGTCGATCGACTGAAGGACAGCACCAGCTCCATCCGCAAGATTCTGGATGTATTGAACAGCCTCACCAAGCAGACGAATATTCTCTCATTGAATGCGACGATTGAGGCGGCCAGAGCTGGAGCGGCTGGCAAAGGCTTTATGGTCGTAGCCGATGAAATTCGCAAGCTGGCGGATCAATCCCGTGATTCTATCCAAGTGGTCGGACAGATTACCGAGACGATTCAACAGGAGATCGACGAGACGGTTCAGGTGCTGTCGGAGGCCTACCCGTTGTTCCAGGAGCAGATTCTGTCCGTGAAGGAGGCTAACCAGTTGTTCTTCTCGGTACAGAGCCAGATGTCCCAGTTCGTAGAGCGTCTGGATTCGGCGACCCATTCGATCGAGCAGCTTGACCGTTCGCAGTCGGTGCTGGCGGAAGCGATGGAAAATGTCAGTGGTGTGGCGCAGCAATCGTCTGCCACCTCGGAGGAAGTAGCCTCGCTGAGCAGCGAGCAGTTGAGCATTAGCGAAGGGCTCGTCAAGCTCTCCAACAAGCTGGAGTCGGTATCGAGCGAGCTTAGGGAGTCGCTGTCGCGCTTCCGCACATAA
- a CDS encoding peptidase U32 family protein: METLTEIKYRGKRYRLDRPELLAPAGSLEKLKFAVHYGADAVYIGGQHYGLRSNADNFSLEEMKEGVKFAEQYGAKVFVATNIYAHNEDLAGLEAYLKGLEEAGISAIIAADPIIVDTALRVAPKLEVHLSTQQSTLNWQAVQFWKDEGLPRVVLARETSLEEIAEIKNHVDIEIEAFIHGAMCSSFSGRCVLSNHFTDRDSNRGGCCQSCRWKYDLFVDQDMVNTEEEQKFTMGSKDLCMIEHLPELIEAGVDSFKIEGRMKSVHYVATVVNAYRQAIDAYFADPDQYELKPEWLEEINKSANRPLNTGFFFQTPGAGEHIYEPEEKAAPYDFAGVVLDYDAASGIALVQQRNHFKPGQEVEFFGPGGTFFKQIVGEITDEAGQSLDAARHPMQPIRMKVNHPVKPMDMMRKKIRA, translated from the coding sequence ATGGAGACATTGACAGAAATCAAGTACCGCGGCAAGCGGTACCGCCTTGACCGGCCCGAGCTGCTTGCGCCTGCAGGCAGCCTGGAGAAGCTGAAATTTGCCGTGCATTATGGAGCGGACGCTGTCTACATTGGCGGCCAGCATTATGGCTTGCGCTCCAATGCCGATAATTTCAGCCTGGAGGAGATGAAGGAGGGCGTCAAGTTCGCTGAGCAATATGGAGCCAAGGTGTTCGTAGCGACGAATATTTATGCGCATAACGAGGATTTGGCGGGGCTTGAGGCTTATTTGAAGGGACTTGAGGAGGCCGGCATCTCGGCCATTATTGCTGCTGACCCGATCATCGTCGATACCGCGCTGCGTGTGGCGCCGAAGCTGGAGGTGCATCTAAGCACCCAGCAATCCACGCTGAATTGGCAGGCTGTCCAGTTCTGGAAAGACGAGGGACTCCCGCGGGTGGTGCTGGCGCGCGAGACATCGCTGGAGGAGATCGCAGAAATTAAAAACCATGTCGATATTGAGATCGAGGCCTTCATTCATGGTGCGATGTGCTCGTCGTTCTCAGGTCGCTGTGTGCTGTCCAATCATTTCACCGACCGCGACTCCAATCGCGGCGGGTGCTGTCAATCCTGCCGGTGGAAATACGATCTGTTCGTTGATCAGGACATGGTAAACACGGAGGAAGAGCAAAAATTCACGATGGGCTCCAAGGATCTATGCATGATCGAGCATCTGCCAGAGCTGATCGAGGCGGGCGTGGATAGCTTCAAGATTGAGGGACGGATGAAGAGCGTCCACTATGTGGCGACGGTCGTTAATGCATACCGTCAGGCGATCGATGCTTATTTTGCCGATCCAGATCAGTATGAATTGAAACCGGAGTGGCTGGAGGAGATTAACAAGTCAGCCAATCGGCCGCTGAATACCGGATTCTTCTTCCAGACGCCGGGAGCGGGCGAGCATATCTATGAGCCCGAGGAAAAGGCGGCTCCGTATGATTTCGCCGGTGTCGTGCTTGATTATGATGCAGCTAGCGGCATAGCGCTTGTGCAGCAGCGCAATCATTTCAAGCCGGGGCAGGAGGTTGAGTTCTTCGGGCCGGGAGGTACATTCTTCAAGCAGATCGTCGGTGAGATTACTGACGAAGCGGGACAGTCGCTGGATGCGGCGCGCCACCCGATGCAGCCGATTCGCATGAAGGTTAATCATCCTGTGAAGCCCATGGATATGATGCGCAAAAAGATTCGCGCCTAA
- a CDS encoding peptidase U32 family protein, with product MTVKPELLATAGSMEELERLAAAGADAFVLGEARYGMRLSGDFDLPLLSEAVRYAKPRGIRIYAAVNNLIDNETVPLLPDYVKGLDAAGVEAIVFGDPAVLMAVRQHAPKLELHWNTEMTATNYATANYWGRKGASRFVLARELNLEQVIEMKQHTELEVQVQVHGMTNIYHSKRNLVNSYMDYRSSAGVSGEQQTLRADMESGLYLIEVERQDERFPIYEDRNGTHIMSSDDLCMLEGLDELMAAGIDSFKVEGLLKSIEYNETVVRSYRQAIDQYIADPAGYRFNEQLLDDIRAVQDQERELSFGFFYKEQVY from the coding sequence TTGACGGTTAAGCCCGAATTACTTGCTACAGCAGGCTCAATGGAAGAGCTGGAGCGGCTTGCTGCAGCCGGGGCGGATGCCTTCGTGCTTGGTGAAGCGCGTTACGGGATGCGGTTGAGCGGTGATTTTGACCTGCCGCTGCTGTCGGAGGCGGTTCGATATGCCAAGCCGCGCGGCATCCGTATCTATGCTGCGGTCAATAATCTGATCGATAACGAGACCGTGCCGCTGCTCCCGGATTATGTGAAGGGGTTGGATGCGGCAGGGGTTGAAGCTATTGTATTCGGTGATCCGGCTGTGCTGATGGCTGTCAGGCAGCATGCGCCGAAGCTAGAGCTGCACTGGAACACGGAGATGACGGCGACGAACTATGCGACTGCGAACTACTGGGGGCGCAAAGGGGCAAGCCGGTTCGTGCTGGCTCGCGAGCTGAATCTCGAGCAGGTCATTGAGATGAAGCAGCATACGGAGCTGGAGGTTCAGGTTCAGGTGCACGGAATGACGAATATCTACCACTCCAAGCGTAATCTGGTGAACAGCTATATGGATTATCGAAGCAGCGCTGGCGTGTCAGGGGAGCAGCAGACGCTGCGCGCCGACATGGAAAGCGGGCTATACCTGATTGAGGTGGAGCGGCAGGATGAGCGTTTCCCGATTTATGAGGATCGAAATGGAACACATATCATGAGCTCGGACGATCTGTGTATGCTGGAAGGGCTCGATGAGCTGATGGCAGCAGGCATCGATAGCTTCAAGGTGGAGGGACTGCTCAAGAGCATCGAATATAATGAGACGGTTGTTCGTTCCTACCGTCAAGCAATCGATCAGTATATAGCCGATCCTGCGGGCTACCGCTTCAACGAGCAGTTGCTGGATGATATTCGGGCGGTGCAGGATCAGGAGCGGGAGCTGTCCTTTGGCTTCTTCTACAAGGAACAGGTATATTAA
- the mltG gene encoding endolytic transglycosylase MltG, which translates to MNKPISRGWITFWVIVSLLSFIVLAVGGAGLYVWNGLRPTAAGEVREVVIPKGSSAFKVAEVLEKEGIIRDAFLFKYYLRYKKEGGQFQAGTYELIPGMDRDEVIAKLNSGDTVKEETVRFTIPEGYTVQQIADKLSSEGIVDRQQFLEVAEAKETLSYSGEGSVLQPTAEMKHVLEGYMFPDTYEMKKDSSAKDIVVRMLQELDRKLGQLPEDWGNVLEQRKLSFHQLLTIASMVEREVVNDDERAAVAGVIFNRLQKGMPLQIDATIQYMLEAPKEKLLTADTQIPGPYNTYLNVGLPPGPIASPSLASIEAALYPDQHDYLYYVTKKDGTGAHYFSKTYNEHLRNKKQSERNEKNGGEQR; encoded by the coding sequence GTGAACAAACCGATAAGTCGCGGTTGGATTACATTTTGGGTTATCGTGTCATTACTGTCGTTCATAGTGCTTGCTGTAGGGGGGGCGGGTCTCTATGTCTGGAACGGACTGCGTCCGACAGCAGCGGGAGAGGTCAGAGAGGTTGTCATCCCGAAGGGATCGAGCGCCTTCAAGGTGGCTGAGGTATTGGAGAAGGAAGGCATTATTCGGGATGCTTTTTTGTTCAAATATTATTTGCGTTACAAGAAGGAAGGCGGCCAGTTCCAGGCCGGAACGTATGAGCTTATCCCTGGGATGGATCGGGATGAGGTTATCGCCAAGCTCAACAGCGGCGACACGGTGAAGGAGGAGACGGTTCGCTTCACCATCCCTGAAGGCTACACGGTGCAGCAGATTGCCGATAAGCTGAGCAGCGAAGGAATCGTTGACAGGCAACAGTTTTTGGAGGTTGCGGAAGCGAAGGAGACGCTCTCCTATTCGGGAGAGGGATCGGTGCTGCAGCCAACGGCTGAGATGAAGCATGTGCTTGAGGGCTACATGTTCCCGGATACGTATGAAATGAAGAAGGACAGCTCGGCCAAGGATATTGTGGTGCGGATGCTGCAGGAGCTGGATCGCAAGCTGGGCCAGTTGCCTGAGGATTGGGGCAATGTGCTGGAGCAGCGCAAGCTGAGCTTCCACCAGTTGCTCACGATTGCCTCGATGGTGGAGCGAGAAGTAGTGAATGATGACGAGAGGGCGGCTGTAGCTGGCGTTATCTTCAACCGTCTGCAAAAGGGGATGCCGCTGCAGATTGACGCGACGATCCAATACATGCTGGAGGCGCCGAAGGAGAAGCTGCTTACGGCGGATACGCAGATTCCAGGGCCCTATAATACGTATCTGAATGTTGGCTTGCCGCCAGGGCCGATCGCGAGCCCGAGTCTGGCCTCGATTGAAGCGGCATTATATCCAGACCAGCATGATTATCTCTACTACGTGACCAAAAAAGACGGCACGGGCGCGCACTATTTCAGCAAAACGTATAATGAGCATTTGCGCAACAAGAAGCAATCGGAGCGCAATGAGAAGAACGGAGGGGAACAGCGTTGA
- a CDS encoding DUF1292 domain-containing protein: protein MADHGQVQVKRIALLQEAYGRQLELVSDSGMEESYRIAAEFELGGERYAALQTAAMKKNDELAFFRITGAEGELELESIEDEDEWELAAEGYDELMFEEMGLE, encoded by the coding sequence ATGGCAGACCACGGGCAAGTGCAGGTGAAGCGCATTGCGCTGCTGCAGGAAGCCTACGGCCGCCAGCTTGAGCTGGTGTCCGACTCCGGGATGGAGGAGAGCTATCGAATTGCCGCCGAGTTTGAGCTCGGCGGCGAGCGGTATGCTGCGCTGCAGACAGCCGCGATGAAGAAGAATGATGAGCTGGCCTTCTTCCGCATCACGGGAGCAGAGGGCGAGCTGGAGCTGGAATCGATCGAGGATGAGGACGAATGGGAGCTGGCAGCCGAAGGGTATGACGAGCTTATGTTCGAAGAGATGGGGCTGGAATAG
- a CDS encoding DUF1292 domain-containing protein, with protein MTKDDMQFEEPEIIYIPDDDGNEEEFEVIMKFEMDGSDQKYMMVVPLGSEDDEESEEVYAFRYEEEGDDLKLYTIEDEEEWNMVEETFNTLLGEIEDED; from the coding sequence ATGACAAAGGACGACATGCAGTTCGAAGAACCGGAAATTATCTACATTCCGGATGACGATGGCAATGAGGAAGAATTCGAGGTCATCATGAAATTTGAGATGGACGGCTCCGATCAGAAATATATGATGGTCGTGCCACTAGGCTCGGAGGACGACGAGGAGTCCGAGGAAGTGTATGCCTTCCGCTATGAGGAAGAGGGCGATGATCTGAAGCTGTATACCATTGAGGATGAGGAAGAATGGAATATGGTGGAGGAGACGTTCAATACGCTGCTCGGCGAGATCGAGGACGAGGACTAA
- the ruvX gene encoding Holliday junction resolvase RuvX → MRIMGLDYGDRRIGVAVSDALQWTAQGIGVVETRREGQELDEIEQLISQHEVSEIVVGLPKNMNGTIGPRGEICIAFAQSLREKLNLPVHLWDERLTTKSAERTLLEADVSRKKRKSVIDKMAAVLILQNFLDSKTKR, encoded by the coding sequence ATGCGTATTATGGGATTGGATTATGGCGACCGCAGAATTGGTGTGGCAGTCAGTGACGCCCTGCAATGGACAGCCCAAGGCATCGGGGTTGTCGAGACAAGGCGGGAGGGTCAGGAGCTAGATGAGATTGAGCAACTGATCAGCCAGCATGAAGTGAGCGAGATCGTAGTCGGTCTACCAAAGAACATGAACGGCACGATTGGCCCGCGTGGCGAAATTTGCATCGCATTTGCGCAAAGCTTGCGCGAGAAACTTAACTTACCTGTTCACCTGTGGGATGAACGGCTGACTACGAAGTCCGCGGAACGAACGTTGCTTGAGGCGGATGTCAGCCGAAAGAAAAGAAAGTCAGTAATAGACAAAATGGCCGCTGTGCTGATTTTACAAAATTTTCTCGACTCTAAAACGAAAAGGTGA
- a CDS encoding IreB family regulatory phosphoprotein, protein MSSMDKTMKFSVKAEEPDASSENILLTVYDALLEKEYNPINQIVGYLLSGDPAYIPRHNNARSLIRKKERDELIEELVRNYLSQHR, encoded by the coding sequence ATGAGTTCGATGGACAAAACCATGAAGTTTAGTGTGAAGGCGGAGGAGCCTGACGCATCATCAGAGAATATTCTGCTGACGGTCTACGATGCACTGTTGGAGAAGGAGTACAATCCGATCAACCAGATCGTCGGCTATTTGCTCTCAGGTGATCCGGCTTATATTCCTCGCCATAACAACGCCCGCAGCCTGATTCGCAAGAAGGAGCGGGATGAATTAATTGAAGAGCTGGTCCGTAATTATCTCAGTCAGCACAGGTAG
- the alaS gene encoding alanine--tRNA ligase: MKASEIRSKWLAFFESKGHIIEPSAPLVPHNDPSLLWINAGMAPLKPYFDGRVKPDNPRIANSQKCIRTNDIENVGKTRRHHTFFEMLGNFSIGDYFKEEAITWAWEFLTDPKWIGFDPKRLSVTVYPEDQEAYDFWHNKIGLPAERIVKLQDNFWDIGEGPCGPCTEIFYDRGEKYGDLSDPDCTPGGENERFLEVWNLVFSQFNHNKDGSYTPLPNKNIDTGAGLERFASILQDVDSNFDTDLFRPIIDRTCEIAGIEYGKQEEHDIALKVIADHIRTVAFSVGDGVQPSNEGRGYVIRRLLRRAVRYGKNIGIDRPFLFELAATVGEVMGVYYPEVVEKREFIERIIRIEEERFHVTLSDGLAILDKLVQSAKQSGSTVIGGADAFKLYDTYGFPFDLTEDYALENGMTVDRAGFDEAMETQRELARSARQDAGSMKVQGGPLSELTAASEFVGYSDLAVQAKITAIILDNELVDIAPQGSDCLVVLDKTPFYAESGGQVSDHGVLRGASVQAEVEDVSKAPQGQHVHHVRISSGTLRIGEEVTAEVSRELREDIVKNHTATHLLHKALKQVLGDHVNQAGSLVSADRLRFDFSHFGSISEAELADIEKRVNEQIWLATPVVIESKPIAEAKAMGAMALFGEKYGDVVRVVQVSDYSIELCGGCHVQNTSQIGLFKLLGESGIGSGVRRIEAVTGKQAYLYMDSQLELLKQASELLKAQAADVPKRIEGLYSQIKELSRDKEALQAKLGRIEAGSLESQAKEVGGITMLAAPVTASGMEALRGIADELKNKLASAVIVLGAVQEDKVNLVVSVSPDLVKKGLHAGKLIKEIAAACGGGGGGRPDMAQAGGKDPSKLAEALKLAEELVSTHANVI, encoded by the coding sequence ATGAAAGCTAGTGAGATTCGCTCCAAATGGCTTGCTTTCTTCGAAAGCAAAGGCCACATCATCGAGCCGAGCGCTCCGCTCGTCCCGCATAATGACCCATCCCTGCTCTGGATCAATGCGGGCATGGCTCCGCTCAAGCCATACTTTGACGGGCGCGTGAAGCCGGACAACCCTCGCATCGCGAACTCGCAGAAGTGCATTCGTACCAATGACATCGAGAACGTCGGCAAGACGCGCCGCCACCATACTTTTTTTGAGATGCTGGGTAATTTCTCCATCGGCGATTATTTCAAGGAGGAGGCCATCACCTGGGCGTGGGAATTTCTGACCGACCCGAAGTGGATCGGCTTCGATCCGAAGCGACTGTCCGTCACAGTCTATCCTGAGGATCAGGAGGCCTATGACTTCTGGCATAACAAGATCGGACTGCCTGCCGAGCGGATTGTCAAGCTCCAGGACAACTTCTGGGACATCGGCGAAGGCCCTTGCGGTCCATGCACCGAGATTTTCTATGACCGCGGGGAGAAATACGGCGACCTGTCTGACCCGGATTGCACGCCAGGCGGTGAGAATGAGCGCTTCCTGGAGGTATGGAACCTGGTATTCTCACAGTTCAACCATAACAAGGATGGCAGCTATACGCCGCTGCCGAACAAGAACATCGATACGGGAGCGGGACTGGAGCGGTTCGCATCGATATTGCAGGATGTCGACTCCAACTTCGATACCGATCTGTTCCGTCCGATCATCGACCGCACCTGCGAGATTGCTGGCATCGAATATGGCAAGCAGGAGGAGCATGATATTGCGCTCAAGGTCATTGCGGATCACATCCGTACTGTAGCGTTCTCTGTTGGCGATGGCGTGCAGCCGTCCAATGAGGGCCGCGGCTATGTCATTCGCCGTCTGCTGCGCCGCGCGGTGCGCTATGGCAAAAATATTGGCATCGACCGGCCGTTCTTGTTCGAGCTGGCTGCTACCGTCGGAGAGGTTATGGGCGTCTACTATCCAGAGGTAGTGGAGAAGCGTGAATTCATCGAGCGCATCATCCGTATTGAGGAGGAGCGGTTCCATGTCACGTTGTCGGACGGGCTGGCAATTCTGGATAAGCTGGTGCAGTCGGCCAAGCAGTCGGGCAGCACAGTTATCGGTGGAGCGGATGCGTTCAAGCTGTATGACACCTACGGATTCCCGTTTGACCTGACCGAGGACTATGCGCTGGAGAATGGCATGACGGTCGATCGCGCAGGCTTTGACGAGGCGATGGAGACGCAGCGCGAGCTGGCTCGCTCCGCTCGTCAGGATGCGGGCAGCATGAAGGTGCAGGGCGGACCATTGTCCGAGTTGACGGCTGCCAGCGAGTTTGTCGGCTACTCCGATCTGGCAGTACAGGCGAAGATAACAGCGATCATCCTGGATAACGAGCTGGTCGATATTGCTCCGCAGGGCAGCGACTGTCTCGTCGTGCTCGACAAGACGCCGTTCTACGCCGAGAGCGGCGGTCAGGTAAGCGACCATGGCGTACTGCGCGGCGCATCGGTGCAGGCTGAGGTGGAGGATGTGTCGAAGGCTCCGCAGGGTCAGCATGTGCATCATGTTCGGATCAGCTCCGGCACGCTGCGTATCGGAGAAGAAGTAACGGCCGAGGTGTCCCGTGAGCTGCGCGAGGACATCGTGAAGAACCACACGGCAACTCACTTGCTGCACAAGGCGCTCAAGCAGGTGCTGGGCGATCATGTCAATCAGGCGGGCTCGCTTGTGAGCGCGGATCGGCTGCGCTTCGACTTCTCCCATTTCGGGAGCATTAGCGAGGCGGAGCTGGCGGATATCGAGAAGCGTGTCAACGAGCAGATCTGGCTGGCGACGCCGGTCGTCATCGAAAGCAAGCCAATCGCTGAGGCCAAGGCGATGGGGGCGATGGCGCTGTTCGGGGAAAAATACGGCGATGTTGTGCGTGTCGTGCAGGTGAGCGATTATAGCATCGAGCTGTGCGGCGGCTGCCATGTGCAGAATACGTCGCAGATCGGCCTGTTCAAGCTGCTGGGCGAATCGGGTATCGGCTCTGGCGTCAGACGGATTGAGGCCGTCACCGGAAAACAGGCGTATCTGTATATGGATAGTCAATTGGAGCTGCTCAAGCAAGCGTCCGAGCTGCTGAAGGCGCAGGCGGCTGATGTGCCGAAGCGAATCGAGGGGCTGTACAGCCAGATCAAGGAGCTGTCCCGCGATAAGGAGGCGCTCCAGGCGAAGCTGGGACGGATCGAGGCGGGCTCGCTGGAATCGCAGGCGAAGGAGGTCGGCGGCATCACCATGCTGGCGGCGCCGGTAACGGCGAGCGGCATGGAGGCGCTGCGCGGCATCGCCGATGAGCTGAAGAATAAGCTGGCGTCTGCGGTCATCGTATTGGGCGCAGTGCAGGAGGACAAGGTGAACCTGGTCGTCTCCGTATCGCCAGACCTGGTGAAGAAGGGGCTGCACGCTGGCAAGCTGATTAAGGAGATTGCAGCGGCATGCGGCGGCGGCGGCGGCGGTCGGCCCGATATGGCGCAGGCGGGCGGCAAGGACCCGTCCAAGCTGGCTGAAGCGCTCAAGCTTGCGGAAGAACTGGTTTCTACCCACGCAAATGTGATATGA
- a CDS encoding AI-2E family transporter — protein MERFVKQKPFVILVYIILSLLALYLLMQVKPIFTQMYLFLKAVLAPFIIAMIISYVLNPLVCLLADRGVPRSVAVILIYAVFCGAFAVVLMNVIPMLREQMETLNRHAPELSMRAQSLIDNMNNNSFLPDSVRTGLTRSLQELERRLAEAVSAFVNNIGEMLNVVFIAFIIPFLAFYILKDFDVFERTAIAYLPRAHRKNTVMLFRDIDAALGNYIRGQFLVCFIVGLLAYIGYWLIGLPYALLLASLVAVFNIIPYLGPFFGAAPALIVASTVSVKMMLLVVLINMVCQMLEGNVISPQVVGRTLHMHPLSIIFVLLVGGQVAGVLGMILAVPIYAALKVVLQHIFGYYVRKKTI, from the coding sequence GTGGAGAGGTTCGTGAAGCAAAAGCCGTTCGTCATCCTGGTCTATATCATTCTCAGCCTGCTTGCGCTGTATTTGCTTATGCAGGTGAAGCCAATATTTACACAGATGTACCTGTTCTTGAAAGCCGTGCTCGCACCGTTCATTATTGCCATGATTATCTCTTATGTGCTTAACCCGCTCGTCTGCCTGCTCGCTGACCGCGGGGTGCCGCGCTCCGTGGCTGTCATCCTCATCTATGCCGTTTTTTGCGGCGCATTCGCAGTCGTACTGATGAATGTCATCCCGATGCTGCGGGAGCAGATGGAGACGCTCAACCGTCATGCCCCAGAGCTGTCCATGCGCGCTCAGAGCCTGATTGATAATATGAACAACAACTCTTTCCTGCCAGACAGCGTGAGAACGGGACTAACCCGGTCGCTGCAGGAGCTGGAACGCCGACTGGCGGAGGCGGTGTCGGCCTTTGTCAACAATATTGGGGAGATGCTGAATGTCGTCTTCATCGCCTTCATTATCCCGTTTCTTGCCTTCTATATTCTGAAGGACTTTGATGTGTTCGAGCGAACGGCTATTGCCTACCTGCCGCGGGCACACCGCAAAAATACAGTTATGCTGTTCCGCGACATTGACGCCGCGCTGGGGAATTACATTCGCGGGCAGTTCCTCGTCTGCTTCATCGTCGGTCTGCTCGCGTACATCGGTTATTGGTTAATTGGCCTCCCTTATGCGCTGTTGCTGGCATCGCTGGTGGCGGTATTTAACATTATCCCGTATCTCGGTCCGTTCTTCGGGGCAGCGCCGGCGCTGATTGTTGCATCGACTGTCTCGGTCAAAATGATGCTGCTGGTCGTTCTGATCAATATGGTGTGCCAGATGCTGGAGGGCAACGTCATCTCCCCGCAGGTGGTGGGGCGAACGCTGCATATGCATCCGCTGTCGATCATCTTCGTGCTGCTGGTCGGCGGGCAGGTGGCGGGGGTGCTGGGCATGATTCTGGCTGTGCCCATCTACGCCGCGCTCAAGGTTGTGCTGCAGCATATATTCGGATATTACGTGCGCAAAAAGACAATTTGA